CGCCAGCGTCCGTTCAAGGCGACGGGAAAGGCGATAAAGAAACGACGGGCCTCGGCTAACTCCTGAAAGCGGTTGCGACTCAGCCTTACGATCGACTGCGGATCTCCCTCTCGTTCATGAAAGACAAGCACAAGCGGATACAACCGCGGAGTGCCGCGCTCTATATCGGTCGGAACATAGAGCAGAGACTTACGCGCCATGCCCTGCACGCTCGTCTGCTCGGAACGGATACGCTCGGGCGGAAGTCGAGCCTCAGGAGAGAAACAACGAGCAGAGAGCAGTAGCAGGCCTGTGATGAGGGCCTTTCTTATCATGGTTGCCGGGCATCCTTTTTATGTATGGGGCGTTATTCGACGAACAGGGTGCATCCCTTCAAATACTCGCCTTCGGGATGATAGATGCTGATCGGATGATCCGGAGCCTGAGTGAGGAAGTCAACGATTTTCACATCCCGTCCGGCATCGGTGGCGGCGGCGAAGAGGATCTTACGAAAGAGGTCGGTGCTTATGTGCTGAGAGCAGGAGAAGGTGAAAAGCAGTCCGCCCGGTGCGATCTTTTTCATGGCCTGCAGGTTGATGTCTTTGTAGCCGCGCGCCGCCCTGTCGACGGCCGATCGCGTTTTTGCGAAGGCGGGCGGATCAAGAATGATGGCATCGAAGCGGCCGCCTTCGATTTCGCGCAGATAGTCAAAGCAGTCGGCCTTGAGAGTTTCGTGCTTCGCGTCGGCAGCGTTCAGTCGGACGTTCTCTTCGCAGAGTAGAAGAGCGGGGTCTGACAGATCGACCGAAAGGACGGACTTCGCTCCTCCGCGAAGAGCTGCCGCCGAAAAGCCTCCGGTGTAGGCGAAGGCGTTCAGGACGGTGCGGCCCGCGACTCGCTCTTCAACGACCCTGCGATTCTCGCGTTGATCGAGAAAAAAGCCGGTTTTCTGTCCGCCTTCAAGGTCGGCCTTGAAGCGCAGCCCGCGCTCGACGAACTCGACGAGCTTCACGGGCTCGCCGCCGTCAACGTGCCAGGCGTCATCGACGCGAAGAGTATGAATGGTCAGCCGTGCTTTGAGAAAGGATGCGGCGATCTGCAGCAAGTTGCGCGCCCCCTCATGCTGAATCTGCAGAACGGCCGCTCTGTCGTAGATGTCGCAGATCAGCCCCGGAAAGCCATCGGACTCGGAATGAATCAGTCGAAAGCCCGTCGTTTTCTCGGGAAGCAGCGCCCGTCGTAGCAGCAGCGCCTTTTCAAGTCGCTCCGTCCAGTAGGCCTCATCAAAACCCGATGCAGGCAGCGGACCGAAGTGAAAGAGCCGGCAGCGGATCTGATGGGCGGGATCGTAGAACCCCGCTCCGAGAACGGCGCCGTCATGCGACTGCACGGTGACGATGGACCCGGCAGGCACGGCATCGACACGATGGACGCCTCCGCTGAAGATCCAGGGGTGACGGTGCAGAACGGAACGCTCGCGATCCTTCTTTAAAACAAGGGCTGCCATGCTGCCAGTTATCCGGCGGATTGTTTGCAAACAAGCCACATCGCTCCCAAAAACCGGCGGATCGGATTTTCTTGTTGTTGCCGGGCCTGTTCTCGTCGATCCTGTAAACAGTACTATGTCCTGGCTTCGGAACTCATCCCATCGCGAGTCGGCACCGGTTTCGGTCCGCCTCAGTATCATCCCCCTGCTTTCCCTGCTCGCCTTGATGGCCTCCATCGGCTGCGGCGGAAACAGCGGAGGGTTTTCGGAGCCTACGTTTGATGAGCGAACAGAAATGCCGAAGGCAGCCGACGACTCCAATGCGCTGCGTTTTGGAGCCGCCTCTATGGAAAATCCGATCGAGCTGTCGGAGTCCTATTATCCTCTGCTGAAAGAGCTTTCAGAGAAGCTCGGTCGCCCGGTGCGCTTTGTGCCTCTTAAGAATAACGAGGAACTCATGCAGGCCATCATGCGCGGACAGGTCGATCTGGCCAGGCTCGGTCCGCTTGTTTATTTGAATCTGCGCGACCGCACCGATCTTGAGGTGCTTGTACGGCCCGTGAAGAAAGACGGAACGGGAAGCTATGCCGTCATCGCCGTGCGAAATGACACGCCTATGAAAACGCTACAGCAGCTGCGAGGCAAGAGCATCGCGCTTGGCGATCCGAAATCCACGTATTCAAATATCATGCCCCGTAAGATGTTGCGCGATGCCGGCGTCGGCATGGGCGAATTGAGCTCCGTCGGTATGCTCGGCAGTATGGATAACTGCGCACAGAACGTACTGAACGGAGCCTACGTCGCCGGAGCGATGAGCGATTCGATCTACGAAAAATTCAGGACGCGAGCCATAGGGCTGCGCATCCTGGCTCGCTCCGAGGACCTACCGGGTGAACCCATCGTTGCGCGCAGCGCGCTTGGAGCTGCGACCATCGATCAGGTGAGGCGTGCGTTGCTTTCCGTGCGTGACCCCGAGGTTCTGCACGCCATTTCGCCTGGTCAGGAGGCCTATGTGCCGGCGGCGCCAGGAGACTACGATCGCTTCAAGGCCTTCGAATGAGGAAGTATCATGTTGAATAAGATATGGAAGTTTTTTCTCGGGTTGAAGGTTCCTCTCAGCGTGAAGGTGATTATTATGATCGCCTTCCTCGAAGCGGGGGCCGTCATCACGCTCGCCTTCTTTATTATTCTGTATAACTATCAGATTTTGCGCGGCGACGCCGACAGCCGGGCAAAAGAGATCGCCGTCGCTCTGCGCCGCCCCGTTATCGAGGCCATCATCCATAACGACTACATCAAGCTACAGAAGACGATCGAGCTGCTCGGCAAAGAAGAATCGATCCGCTATGCGATCATTCAGGACAAGCACGGACGGGCTCTCGTTCACAGCCATCCGCACTATGTGGGGCTCATTTTTAACGATGCGAATTCTCTGAAAGCATTCTATTCAGAGGGGCCGATCATTCAGGACTATTATGCCTTTGATCGCATTTATACGCGCGACTTCGCCATCCCGCTTGATACGGCGATGGGACGTCTCGGCTTTATACGTATCGGTATGAATTTCGATACGCAGGTGCGCAAGCCGCTTATATTTACCGGCGTCGTCACGCTTGTTATGGTTTTCGTATTTATCGGCATCGGAGTCTTGATCGCCATACCGGCGACGCGCATGCTGCTTGATCCCGTTCATTCTGTGCAGAGAGCGACCGAAGCGATCGCCGTCGGTGATTTAACCGTCAGCGTCGATACGATCAGTCGCGACGAGATCGGCGCGATGGCTCAGGCATTTAATCGAATGGTAGAAAGCCAGCGCTCGATGGTTTCATCCATTCGGCATATTTCGGGCGACGTTTCGCATGCATCCGAAGAGCTTGCCGCCTCGTCCGAGCAGGTGTCGTCCTCAGCGGTTGAAGTTAACGATACCATTCAGAAAGTCGCCGACGATTCGGTGATGGGCATGCAGCATACGGCAGAGATCAATCGCATGATCGAATCGTTTACCGATCTCTTGAATCAGGCTCGCGATCAGGCGGGCAAAACGATGAAGGTGGCCGGCGATTCTTATTCGGCGGCCGATCAGGGCCGCCAGGACGTCATCGTCATGAATGAAACGATGTTTCAGATCAAGACGGGATCAGAGGAGAATCTTCAGGCCATTCTGCAGCTCGACGAATTCACACGTCAGATCGAAGGCATCACCGACGCCATCAGCGGCATCGCCGGTCAGATCAACCTGCTTGCGCTGAACGCCGCCATCGAAGCGGCCCGAGCCGGCGACGTCGGTCGGGGCTTTGCGGTCGTCGCCGATGAGATCGGCAAGCTCGCCGATCAGTCGACGCGCCAGGCCAAAGACGTGGCTACGATGGTAAACCGCATCATTGAGATCACGCGCAGCTCCGTCGGCGTAACGAAGAAGCAATCCGAATTGATTCTGCAAGGCGCAGAGGCCGCCTCGGCGGTAAATGAATCGCTCGGCCGCATTGTCGAGGCCTCCCGTTCGATTTCCTCGCAGGCGCAGACAATCCTTGAAATCGCCGAAAAAGAGGTGCGTGAATCCGATGCCGTCCGATCCCGGATTAACGCTCTCAATTCGCTGATCAGCGACACGGCCAACCGTGCCGTCGAGGTCCGCCAGGCCACCCGGGAAACGACCGGAGCCATGGAAGAGGTGGCCCGGGGATCGCAAACCCTCAGCGCGCTGGCCGTCAACCTCAAGGAGATGGTGGAGCAGTTCAAGCTCGGAAAGGACGACTGATGATCACTCTTATCGCGGGGACGGTGCTGTTAAGCGTCATCCACGCCGCCATCCCCAATCACTGGATGCCCTTTGTCGTGCTTTCGCGCACCGAACGCTGGTCGTTATCCGAAACGCTTGGCATCACGCTGATGGCCGGTCTGGCTCACAGCGCAAGCACCGTCGCCCTCGGCGTGCTCATCGGCGGCATCGGTTATTCGCTCGCACAGGAATATCTCTTTGTCGGGACGATCCTGGCGCCGCTCATTCTGATCTTCATGGGCATCCTGTATTTCAGCCTGGATCTGAGGCATTCGCATCATGAGCATATCCCTGGAAAGAAAGAGGTGCAGGGCCGTCCGCGCTGGATGATGATCGCCATACTCAGCGGCGCCATGTTCTTCTCGCCCTGCCTTGAGATAGAATCGTATTTCTTCACGGCCGGCTCGCACGGCTGGAGCGGCATCTGGTTAGTCGCCGGTCTGTATCCCGTGCTCTCCGTCGGAACGATGGTGCTGCTTGTGCTGCTCGGCCGAAAAAGCCTGCTTCACTGGAGCGGAACCTTCCTCGAACGGCATGAGAAGAAGATTACCGGTTTCACGCTCATTCTGCTCGGTATCGTAGCGTATTTCTGGAAATAAGGCCCGCTGCTCCACCCTTCGCCCGGACATGAAACATCCTGTTTCAAGTCCGGGACGCCCGCCGTCCGTGGCTCCGCTCTCAGGGCGGCGCAGCGGGCTGGCTTCGGAGGAGTGGAATACAGATGAGGCAAGGGGAGATCGTGCGCCAGGCGCCGTCGCTTTCCTATCCTTTTTTGGGGTCGCTTCAGTCAGAGTGCAAAAGGGCTGGAATTGGGGCGAAGGGAATTGCTGACAAACTTCCGGCAGCAAATTGTCTTGCAACTATTCAGATCCGTAAACTGATGATCTGAGTGAAAGCTCTATCTGTGTTCTTATTCTGCCTGTTGCTACCCGGCGTAATGATCGCTGCGCCTGAGCCCTCCAACCAGTGTAAGGTCTACGTTGCAGTGCTTGATGAAGACCCTGCTGGCCTTAACGTCCGCAAGTCGCCAGGGGGCGCCATTATCGGTACGTTACCAGAGCAGAGTTCTTTCACAGTGGTTGAAATCCGCGGAAAGTGGGCCCGGGTGACGGACTTTGAACTGCCTGCTGGCGCTGAACGAAAGGACTGGCCTGCGTATCCGAAGCAGGACTGGGGATGGGTTCATACGTCACTTCTCGGAACTTTTACAAGAGATCTTCGCACATCGTTTTATTCAGGACCGTCTGAACAATCGAAGCAAATCGTCATCGAAGAAGAATATGAGCTTAAAATCCTTTTCCTGGGATGTCGTGGATCATGGCTGAACGTCAGAGTGCCAGGAAAGCATAAGGGCCCACTCTGGGTTAAGCAGGAAGATACCTGCCCTCTGGCCTGGACTACGTGTCCCTGAAATAAGAGATAAAGCAGTCTGTATCGATCAAATCCCGGTTCATTCCCTATCGAATCGATCAGCTATCCTCTGTCTTACTTGTATGAGATCGGCGATGACGTCCCCTTCCTTCACACGGCCTCCGGCTGGACGACGCCCGTCTGATCAATGCTCTTCAACTCACGCATGCGTTTCGTCATGATCTCACGCATGCTGAAGTGAAAGATGGGCGCCGATTCGACGATCTTGCGGATCTCTCCCCGTGCGATGCGGATAACGATGCTGTCTTTAAGCGCACGGACGGTGGCATTGCGAACGGTGTTGGCCAGCGAGCCGTATTCGCCGAACATATCGCCGCCTCGTATGACGTTCACCTCGACTCCGTTGCGGGTAACGCTGAACTCCCCTGAGAGGATAATATAAAAATCGGCGTCGGTTTTTCCCTGTTCGACGAGCGTCTCGCCTTCGGCGACGCGCAGGCGCACACAGTTGCGGGCGATGCGATCGTTGACGTTATCGGCAAAATCGGCGAAAGGCCAGTAGCGCTCGATTTCGGATCGCACCTTCCACAGATGCTGCATCTCTTCGACGCGATTTTCATCGATCAGAAATTCGTGAAAGAGTTTCTCGTCGATGGCACAGAGGGCAACGGGTGTACGTGCGACGATGGAGGCCGAACGCACCTTGTTCTCGTCCAGCACGGCCATCTCCCCCACGAAGTCGCCGGCCTCTTTGCGCGTGCGTTCTGTGAGTTTGCGTCCGTCGTGCACCATGACGCTGACGGTGCCGGCCAGGATAATGTAGATCAGACCGCGAGATGTTTCGCCCTGCTTGAAGATGACATCCCCTGAATTGAAGGTCTGGATCTGGAAGCTGTTCATCAGAGCGGTGCTCCAGCCATGCGACATGTTCCGAAAGGAGTCGCCGAGGATCTGCATAGTGCGGATCAGATAGGAATCGTGGCTTCCCGGAATAATCGGATAACGCTTTCCCGCCACCGCATGCGAGAATGTGGCGTCGAATTCTGTGGGCAGGCTTTCCAGATGCATGAAGACGATACGATCGGATTGCGAATGCAGGGCGTCGCGCGGATCACCGTGCAGAATTCCCTGTCCGCCGTCGGCAAAGAGGATGTCGTGTCGATCCGTGTACAGGCTCTTTAATGCGTCGAACTTCTCTTTGCGCACGATTCCCTGCGCTACCATGCCTTCGATGTCTTTGAAGGCTTTGTTGTCGCCGATAAATACGACGCTTCGCGTGGTCGTGCCGTCTTTCATACGAAAGGTGGCGCCGATCGTCGGTATCGAATGCACCGTATAATGCGGCGTGATGGACATACCGTAGAATTCGGTCACCTCATAGGGCTTCACTTCTACGAAATCAAACATGGCCGAAAGATGCTCGACGGGCATCAGGGTCTGAAGCGATAGCTTCATCATCGCCATCCAGAAGATCTCTTTGGTGGCGAGCAGCTGTACCTTGTTTGATAGCCTCAGAAGCGGATAGATGTTGCAGTGATCGTCGTGAATATGCGTCAGGTAAATGGATCGAATCTCTGAGAAAGAGACTCCGCGCGCATTGAGCGCCTGCTCCAGATAGGGTGGACAGTCGACGAGCATATACTCTGAGTTATACTGTAAGAGAATCGACGAGCAGGGCTTGTCGGCGATAAAGCCCGAGGCCCCGCCGAGCACCGTTACGCCGAGCCGCATGGGTATCGGCGTGATGAAGTCGCTGCGCAGATCGTAAGGAGGCTGCTGCGGTTCGTCGAAGTTTACGTCGATCTCTTCGCCGGCAAGGCGATACCGATCCTTTCCCGTATGCTCGATTTTTGTACCGTCTGCGAGGGTCGCGATTCCATCGACGAAGGGAACGAAATCCACGAAGTCGTCTATAATGAACTCGCGGCCTGACGGATCTTTAACGGCCATGGCGCGCGATTCGCGGTAGAGTTCGTCAAACCAGTGCGAATCGCCTAGCTCGGCATACTCCTTTCGGGTCGGCCCGAGCAGCGTCAGTCGCAGCAGTTTGCGGTTGGCCTTGATGTGAAGCGGCGTGCCGACGATGGTCAGCTTCTTGCCGCTGCGAAAGTTACCCTCGACAAATAGGAAAGAATAGAGCGGGAACTCGGTGCAGTTCTGTAAGACGTCGAAGCGATACGGAGTATCGGGCAGCACGATCACATCGGGGCTCTTGATGCCTTTAAGCATGAGATGTTTGATCACCTCGGGAGGACATCCGAAGAGTACGTTTCGTTCAGCCGTCTGGCATACGGTTACGCCAGGAGCCACTTCAATCACTGCCATGACGAATTAGCCTGTAGAGGCCAATCTTTCGCAAGCCATTTTTTGTCTGGCTTTGCATGATCCGGCCGGTCGAGGCCTGATGTTATCGGAAGTGGGGCCCGCCGGGAATGGAGTGGGTAATCTGAGTTCATTGCTTAATAAAGACGGATTCTTCGCATTTTTCCCATTTAATAAATTCCTGTAAAAATACTTGCCTTCTATGTTTGAAAATGCGCGTATGAGTAACGCCCGGGTATGCTTAGAAATACAGTGGAATTCGCTATTATTAAGAGGTACTCCGAAATGAAAAGAATCATCACAGCCCTTCTTCTGCTGCCGGCAGCCTTACTCTCACAGGAATTCACCGGATATTCAAACGATGCCATCGAGGTCACGGCCATCGGTCCGGCCATGCAGGAAGACGGCCTCTACTGGACGATTACGTATCACACAAAAGCGGATAACATCGACCGCCTTACGTTTGCCGATGTCTCTGACAATGGTAATCAGTCTGTACTCAGTCTGACGGGAAAAGAAATCTACGCGACAAATACCCACATGAGCGCGAAGATGGAGCCCTCGCAGTATCAGTGGGTTTATGAAACGGGGCAAACGCATCGACTCTTCGCCGTTACGGCCACCATCAAAGGAAAGGCGACTGTACTGTATGCTCCGCTGCGATTTACCGAGCCGGCGAAGCAGAGCTTTCGCATGCTGCTGAAAATGCGAACGGGACACGATCAGCCGACGGTCGATGTGTTTCCCTATCACTATCTTGACGGCCGCAAATGGATCGCCCGCAATTCGGGCGAGGATCAGAACCAGAGGCTGATCGAGTGCACCCTGGCCGATGAAAAGATCACATCATGGACGGAGCTTTTCACTCAATCGATTCTTCTGCGTGCGATAGAGCCCGAGCGGTTTCTTGAGATCATCCAGAGCAATCTGGCGAAAGACTGTGACTCCCTCAAATTCGAGAAAACTCAGATTGGCGAAGGAAAGTATTTCTATGAATGGCGGCATAGCGGTTGTGGCGGTTATCCGGCGCAACATGAGATTGCGGTCGTGAATTCTGTTCCCGAAGGAGTCGTGAACGTGCGCTACACCTTTAAGGGCCCGCAGATGCCGAAGAAAAACTACGAAATCTGGAAGTCTCTGCTGACCGGGAATTCCCGGTGATGTTCCAGAGTCTTACAAAATCGAATTCCCTTCTGAGAGGCGTATGCTGAACTGGACGGGCGGCTTCTGATCGACGGCAGACGTCGGCAGAGGCATGCCAATTCAGGTGCTCTTGAGGAGTAAGAGATGTCCCTTGTTTCCATGCGTTTGCTGCTCGATCATGCAGCGGAGAATAATTACGGCGTTCCCGCCTTCAACGTGAATAATCTCGAACAGGTGCTTTCGATTATGAAAGCGGCTGAAGAGACCGAAAGCCCCGTCATCCTTCAGGTCTCCCGTGGAGCGCGCAGCTATGCAGGCGAGAATTTCGTCCGGCATCTGATCCTGGCCGCCACCGAAACCTGGCCGCAGATTCCGGTCTGCCTTCACCAGGACCACGGCAACTCGCCGGCCACATGCTATTCAGCCATACGTTTCGGCTTCACAAGCGTGATGATGGACGGATCGCTTCGCGAAGATGCAAAGACACCCGCCGACTTTGATTACAACGCAGGCGTCACCCGCGAGGTCGTGCGCGTCGCTCATAAAATCGGCGTCAGCGTCGAAGGCGAACTCGGATGTCTCGGCTCTCTCGAAACGGGTAAAGGCGACAAAGAAGACGGCCACGGCTTCGAAGGAACGCTCAGTCGTGAACAACTGTTAACCGACCCTTCTGAGGCCGAAGCCTTCGTACATGCGACGCGCGTCGATGCCCTGGCCGTCGCCATCGGCACAAGCCACGGCGCCTACAAATTCAAACAGAAGCCTACGGGCGACGTGCTGGTTATCTCCCGTATTAAAGAGATCCATGATAAGATCCCGAACACTCATATCGTCATGCACGGTTCTTCTTCGGTTCCTGAAGATCTGCGTTTGAAGATCAATCAATTCGGAGGAGAGATCCCCGAAACCTACGGCGTACCCGTCGAAGAGATTCAGAAAGGCATCAAAAACGGCGTGCGCAAGATCAACATCGATACCGACCTGCGACTTGCCTGGACGGCGGCGGTGCGCGAAGTCATGGGCACAAAGCCTTCGGAGTTTGATCCGCGCACCTTCCTCAAGCCGGCGATGAAGGCCATGCAGGATGTCTGCCGCGATCGCTTCGTCTCGTTCGGCACGGCCGGTCATGCGACGAAGATCAAACAGATTCCGGTCGAGCTATTCGCCGCGAAATATCAATAATCGCACTCTGTGCAGATGATCCGTCTTATTGGCGACAGGGAAGCGATGACGGGTCATCTCATAGAGGTTATCATAGCGCTGTCACAGCGCGATGTGCGTTTCATCATGCGGCGGATGGGCCGTCGTGATGCAGGGCGTTCGGCGTATGACGATGGATCTCGATCTTTCCGTCGATATGGATCCCGACAACCTCCGGCGATTTCTTGATGCGCTGAAAGAGCTTAATCTGACTCCAGGGGCGCCCATTCCGGCCGAATCCCTTCTTGATGAAAAGCTGCGACAGTACATTGTGCGGGAAAAGAACGCCGCCGTATTCTCCTTTATCGATTCCGACAATCCCTACAGGCAGGTCGATGTGATGCTGACCGACGAAGGGTCGTATGACAGGCTGATTCTTGAAAGTGATGTCGTTCGGATTGGCGGCTATCCGGTCCGGATCGTCTCAAAAAAGGGTCTCATCCATATGAAAGAGCAGCTCCGGCATCCGCGGGAAAAGGATTTGCAGGACATCCGGGAACTCCGAAAGCTGTCATCGTCGGACAACGGGTAGGCCGAACACACAGAGAAAGCATCCCGGAATGGTACATCAGGCAGACACAAAAACCGCTTGATAGCCTTGCGTTCGACGGCCATAATGAATCCGGCCGATTGAGCGCAACGCAGATGATTCAAACCTTCTACATAGAAACGCTCGATTCCCCCTCACGCGATAGCATTCATCTGTTCTGCCTGAACCTTGAAACGCGTTTCGAAAAAGAGGGTATGGGCGATACGATCTACAACGTCGTCCAGGAGCTGATTAATAACGCCGTAAAGGCGAATCTGAAGCGAAGCTTCTTTAATGCGAACGACTATTCGTTTGAAGACGAGCACAGCTACGCCGCCGGTCTTGCCGCCTTCAAAACGTCCCTTCGCACGATCTCCGAAGAAGAATGGAAGAAGGCCGTGCGAGATCTCGGGTTGCGTGTTACGGTCGAGGTGGACGCCGACGAAGAGCGTATTCTCATCTACGTTGAGAACAATGCCATCATGATTCCCGAGGAAGAGCGTCGCCTGCGCAGCCATCTGGCACGGGCTATGGAAGTCCGTAACCTGGTCCAGTTCTCTGAGGCCTACGGCGACGATACCGAAGGCGCCGGATTGGGCCTGGCCCTTGTGATCATGCTCATCAAAGATATGGGATTCGATCCCGATTACTTTCGTGTTTTCACAAGAGGCGATAGCACGGTCGCCCGGTTGGAATTTCCGCTGAAAAAGGATTATGTTCCCATTCGCAAGAAGTGGCTCGATTTGAAGCAAGGCCGTCCGATTGCAGACGGAGAATACGATTGACAGAGACAGGGATCGATTGAGGGTGCAGGCGTGAAGCTGTTCCAGAACTTTGTCGTCGGCATCCTTTTCGCCGGATCGCTTGCTCTTGTCGGTTACTTTACCGTACTGTCCGATAGCGGTCCCTTTGCGCGTCAGGGGCAGCAGCTTGTTCTGTATTTTGATCATGCCGAAGGAGTGAAGGCAGGCACCCGGGTAACCGTGCTCGGCGTTCCGGCAGGCACCGTAATCGACATCGAGCTTGTTTCCATCGACGACAGAGGCCAGCCGGTTCCCGACGACTCCGAGCTGCGTTCGAGGCAGATCGTCGGCATCACCGTCGAGCTGAAGAAGCCCGTCGTCTTTTACAGCAACTATCGTATCAGCCTGAAAAACGAATCGATTCTGTCGGGCAAAGTGGTCGCTATCGATCCTGGAACGGCGCGGGTAACGACAGGCCTTGCGCCGGAGCGTCTGCAGGTCGTCTGGGTCGATCCTCGTGAGGCGGCGCAGAGCGGAAAATCC
This region of Leptonema illini DSM 21528 genomic DNA includes:
- a CDS encoding class I SAM-dependent rRNA methyltransferase, with the protein product MAALVLKKDRERSVLHRHPWIFSGGVHRVDAVPAGSIVTVQSHDGAVLGAGFYDPAHQIRCRLFHFGPLPASGFDEAYWTERLEKALLLRRALLPEKTTGFRLIHSESDGFPGLICDIYDRAAVLQIQHEGARNLLQIAASFLKARLTIHTLRVDDAWHVDGGEPVKLVEFVERGLRFKADLEGGQKTGFFLDQRENRRVVEERVAGRTVLNAFAYTGGFSAAALRGGAKSVLSVDLSDPALLLCEENVRLNAADAKHETLKADCFDYLREIEGGRFDAIILDPPAFAKTRSAVDRAARGYKDINLQAMKKIAPGGLLFTFSCSQHISTDLFRKILFAAATDAGRDVKIVDFLTQAPDHPISIYHPEGEYLKGCTLFVE
- the phnD gene encoding phosphate/phosphite/phosphonate ABC transporter substrate-binding protein, which gives rise to MSWLRNSSHRESAPVSVRLSIIPLLSLLALMASIGCGGNSGGFSEPTFDERTEMPKAADDSNALRFGAASMENPIELSESYYPLLKELSEKLGRPVRFVPLKNNEELMQAIMRGQVDLARLGPLVYLNLRDRTDLEVLVRPVKKDGTGSYAVIAVRNDTPMKTLQQLRGKSIALGDPKSTYSNIMPRKMLRDAGVGMGELSSVGMLGSMDNCAQNVLNGAYVAGAMSDSIYEKFRTRAIGLRILARSEDLPGEPIVARSALGAATIDQVRRALLSVRDPEVLHAISPGQEAYVPAAPGDYDRFKAFE
- a CDS encoding methyl-accepting chemotaxis protein, encoding MLNKIWKFFLGLKVPLSVKVIIMIAFLEAGAVITLAFFIILYNYQILRGDADSRAKEIAVALRRPVIEAIIHNDYIKLQKTIELLGKEESIRYAIIQDKHGRALVHSHPHYVGLIFNDANSLKAFYSEGPIIQDYYAFDRIYTRDFAIPLDTAMGRLGFIRIGMNFDTQVRKPLIFTGVVTLVMVFVFIGIGVLIAIPATRMLLDPVHSVQRATEAIAVGDLTVSVDTISRDEIGAMAQAFNRMVESQRSMVSSIRHISGDVSHASEELAASSEQVSSSAVEVNDTIQKVADDSVMGMQHTAEINRMIESFTDLLNQARDQAGKTMKVAGDSYSAADQGRQDVIVMNETMFQIKTGSEENLQAILQLDEFTRQIEGITDAISGIAGQINLLALNAAIEAARAGDVGRGFAVVADEIGKLADQSTRQAKDVATMVNRIIEITRSSVGVTKKQSELILQGAEAASAVNESLGRIVEASRSISSQAQTILEIAEKEVRESDAVRSRINALNSLISDTANRAVEVRQATRETTGAMEEVARGSQTLSALAVNLKEMVEQFKLGKDD
- a CDS encoding SH3 domain-containing protein, whose product is MKALSVFLFCLLLPGVMIAAPEPSNQCKVYVAVLDEDPAGLNVRKSPGGAIIGTLPEQSSFTVVEIRGKWARVTDFELPAGAERKDWPAYPKQDWGWVHTSLLGTFTRDLRTSFYSGPSEQSKQIVIEEEYELKILFLGCRGSWLNVRVPGKHKGPLWVKQEDTCPLAWTTCP
- a CDS encoding cyclic nucleotide-binding domain-containing protein, with translation MAVIEVAPGVTVCQTAERNVLFGCPPEVIKHLMLKGIKSPDVIVLPDTPYRFDVLQNCTEFPLYSFLFVEGNFRSGKKLTIVGTPLHIKANRKLLRLTLLGPTRKEYAELGDSHWFDELYRESRAMAVKDPSGREFIIDDFVDFVPFVDGIATLADGTKIEHTGKDRYRLAGEEIDVNFDEPQQPPYDLRSDFITPIPMRLGVTVLGGASGFIADKPCSSILLQYNSEYMLVDCPPYLEQALNARGVSFSEIRSIYLTHIHDDHCNIYPLLRLSNKVQLLATKEIFWMAMMKLSLQTLMPVEHLSAMFDFVEVKPYEVTEFYGMSITPHYTVHSIPTIGATFRMKDGTTTRSVVFIGDNKAFKDIEGMVAQGIVRKEKFDALKSLYTDRHDILFADGGQGILHGDPRDALHSQSDRIVFMHLESLPTEFDATFSHAVAGKRYPIIPGSHDSYLIRTMQILGDSFRNMSHGWSTALMNSFQIQTFNSGDVIFKQGETSRGLIYIILAGTVSVMVHDGRKLTERTRKEAGDFVGEMAVLDENKVRSASIVARTPVALCAIDEKLFHEFLIDENRVEEMQHLWKVRSEIERYWPFADFADNVNDRIARNCVRLRVAEGETLVEQGKTDADFYIILSGEFSVTRNGVEVNVIRGGDMFGEYGSLANTVRNATVRALKDSIVIRIARGEIRKIVESAPIFHFSMREIMTKRMRELKSIDQTGVVQPEAV
- the fba gene encoding class II fructose-bisphosphate aldolase (catalyzes the reversible aldol condensation of dihydroxyacetonephosphate and glyceraldehyde 3-phosphate in the Calvin cycle, glycolysis, and/or gluconeogenesis); protein product: MSLVSMRLLLDHAAENNYGVPAFNVNNLEQVLSIMKAAEETESPVILQVSRGARSYAGENFVRHLILAATETWPQIPVCLHQDHGNSPATCYSAIRFGFTSVMMDGSLREDAKTPADFDYNAGVTREVVRVAHKIGVSVEGELGCLGSLETGKGDKEDGHGFEGTLSREQLLTDPSEAEAFVHATRVDALAVAIGTSHGAYKFKQKPTGDVLVISRIKEIHDKIPNTHIVMHGSSSVPEDLRLKINQFGGEIPETYGVPVEEIQKGIKNGVRKINIDTDLRLAWTAAVREVMGTKPSEFDPRTFLKPAMKAMQDVCRDRFVSFGTAGHATKIKQIPVELFAAKYQ
- a CDS encoding ATP-binding protein, with the translated sequence MIQTFYIETLDSPSRDSIHLFCLNLETRFEKEGMGDTIYNVVQELINNAVKANLKRSFFNANDYSFEDEHSYAAGLAAFKTSLRTISEEEWKKAVRDLGLRVTVEVDADEERILIYVENNAIMIPEEERRLRSHLARAMEVRNLVQFSEAYGDDTEGAGLGLALVIMLIKDMGFDPDYFRVFTRGDSTVARLEFPLKKDYVPIRKKWLDLKQGRPIADGEYD
- a CDS encoding MlaD family protein produces the protein MKLFQNFVVGILFAGSLALVGYFTVLSDSGPFARQGQQLVLYFDHAEGVKAGTRVTVLGVPAGTVIDIELVSIDDRGQPVPDDSELRSRQIVGITVELKKPVVFYSNYRISLKNESILSGKVVAIDPGTARVTTGLAPERLQVVWVDPREAAQSGKSASQYSLEKLMADRESAKTMTALQGQNAGDPVAGLAEMISENRDDVRRTIQNVAEITDKINNGRGTIGLLINDNQLHENATTLVTDARLVVREMRESLEDTREQAPVTSFLRAALTAF